The region AAGCATATATACGTCTTGAGTGGGTAGACAAATTTAGTCAAATAGAGCCGTATATCAACTTTGCATATGAATATAGAAAATAAAGCAATGCCTCTAATAGATTTGAGGCATTGCTTTATTTTTTTTCATTAAGATTATTCAATAAAAGGTGATCTTATTAAGCCAATTTGAAAAAAATGGAGGTTTTTTGTCAGTTATTGTAGAATTCCTATTTATATATTTTATAAAGATACTAAGGAGTCTAGTTGTGTATATATCAAAATTGAGTGTTAAAAACTATAGGAATTTTGGTGAAACTAAATTTTCTATTCCACTGAAACCTTTTACTGCTATTATCGGAGAGAATAATATCGGAAAGTCCAATTTAATTGATTGTATTGGTTTGGTATTGAGCCAAGATATTACTATGTTTAAGAAGAGGTTTTTGGACATTGATGATATAAATTCAATTACCAAGGAAAATTTTAAAAAGTCTATTGTGAAACTGATAGAGGATGAAATTATCGATGAATCAAAAATAAAGTTTCCTGATGTAAGGGTAGAGTTGATTTTAGAAGATTTAGACGAAGATCAACTTGCTGTTGTAGGAGATTGGTTTTTTGAAACCACCCTTACTAAGGCAAAGTTAACTTATTGGTCTAAGCCAAGGGGTGGATTTAAACGGCAAGAATGGATTGAAAGGCAGGTTTCTAATTTAAAGGAACTTGAAAGCGCTGGTAAGGTGAAAAGGGAAGATTTATATAAACATGTGGAGTTTCCAATTGACCAATATGAATATGTAATTTATGGGGGAAATAATCCTACAAATAAATGTGATCCATACTTTCTAAAAATGTTAAAACTAGAGGTTTTAGATGCTCTCCGTGATGCAAAAAAGGAATTGGTTGCAAATGGAGAATATAAATTATTGTATCGTATTTTAAATAAGAATTATGAAAATGATTTCATTGAAATACAAACGATACTTGGTGAACTAAACCAAAAATTAAGTGAAAACAAAAAGTTAGAGTCTATTAAAAAAGAACTGACTACGTATTTAGATAAAGTGTCTTTATCTAATCCGTCAGAGTTAAATAGTATTGACTTTAATTTTTCTTCTCCAGAGGTTAATGAAATATTAAAGAAATTAAGTATTGTTTATGGGGAAAATCCAGTTTCAATTGAAAGAAATGGTTTAGGTAAAAATAATCTATTGTTTATATCACTTGTACTCTCACATTTAGCCTCACAGACTGATGATAAAACGAAATTAGCCTTCAGAGTTATAGGAATAGAGGAGCCTGAAGCACATTTGCATCCACATTTGCAAACTCATCTAGCAAAGAACTTAAGCAAGGTTAATAATTCTGGGAATGAAAAGGTTGTTAAGAAAGATACACAAATCATCGTTACTTCACATTCAACCAATATTACTACCTCAATTGATTTAAATAACCTAGTTATCCTTTACAAGGATAAAGGAAAGATAAATTATCACTATATTCTAGATGGTTTTTCCGATAAGAAGGAAGGACAAGATCATATAAAATATTTAAAAAAATATCTCGATGCAACAAATTCATCTATGTTTTATGCAAGGAGACTTTTACTTGTTGAGGGAATCTCTGAACAAATTTTAGTTCCACTATTTTTTGAAATACAATACAAGCAAACATTAGAAAGTATTGGGGCTAACATTATTAATGTTAATGGAGTAGCCTTTAAGCATTTTTTAGAAATAATAAAGAATGGATACTTCATTAAATGCGGTGTATTAACAGATAAGGACGAGGGTAAGAAAACGGAAAAAAGAGCAGAAAAATTGAAAGAGCATTATAAGGTTAATAACAATGTTATTGCTGTTGAAATTAACGAAGACACATTTGAAAAAGAATTAATTAAGTTTAACAATAAGGACAAGGGTAAAGAGTTGTTGTTAAGGGTATTTAAGCAACTTCATCCAATAAAGTATAAAGAAGTTGAGAAAAAGTGGACGGAGCAAATAGATGTAGGTAGTTACTTTGAAAATATAGAAAATGATAAATCCGATTTTGCCTTCGCTTTACATGAAGAACTACTAAAAGATAATGAAGGCATTACTATTCCTGATTATATAGTTGCTATCTTCAAGTTTATTATGGGGGAAGAAAATGAAGAAAAAACTAAATAGCACATTGATAATTGCTGCTGCTGGATCAGGAAAGACCACCGAGTTAATAAAGCAAATAATTGAAAAATCAAGGGAATTACCGCCGGATAAGTTCTTGGCAGTGATAACGTATACTAATTCTGCGACCAATGAGATTTTAGAAAGGCTACAAAAAAATATCTCAGTACACCAGAATATCTTTGTTGGAACAATACATAGTTTTCTTATTAAATTTCTAATAAAGCCTTATGGAAAAGTTTTAGGTTTGGTACCAAATGAACTAATTATCACAGATTATGAAATTAATGTTGGTAAGTCTTCCTCGAATCCGTTTGTGGAAAAAAACATTATAGTTAATCGACTTTCGGAGAAAGGTGTTTTGACATATGATTATATAATTACTCTTTCAAAGAAAATTTTAGATAACGAAAATGTAAAAAAGCGCTTTTGTAACCGAATTAGATATCTATTTGTAGACGAATTTCAGGATTCTACAAAAACACAGTTTGAGATTTTTGACACCCTTAGAAAAGGGAAGAATTCTGAAGTCATACTAGTTGGGGACCCCGAACAACGCATTATGAACTTTAAAAATAAGCCAAGAAAAGGGAAAAGTCCTTCAGGTGAAAAAAGTGTTCCTTTGCACCCGATTGATACATTACAAAAGAAAAAAACATACACTATTAGTAAATTGATGAGCAATTATAGATCTAGTGAAACGATAGTGAACTTCATTAATCAATTTCACTCTAGTATCCAACAAGAATGGGCAAATAAGAAAATTACTTCTAAAAACCCTGTAATGTTTATTCAATCTACCAAATTGAAATCGATTATTTCTGATTTTAATAGTTTATGTATTAACAAAGCATATTGTGAATTTATTCCTAAAACAAGATTTTTTTTAGCACATGAAAATAAAGTTTATAACAATTATAGAAAAAGTAATTTTGACAACAAGTCTAAAGAGAATTTGCCATTGTTTACGTGTATTTATGATTATTTATCGTCATTTTATAATATAAAAAAAGATAAGTTACATCAAATACTAGAAATGGAAGAAATTGAACTGAGGAAGAAATGTCTATTAGTGTTTTATGAAATTAATTATAATTTAAACATTGATTTAGACGATTTTTCTAACTTTATAGAAACTACTTTTAGTCGTAAAAGGGTAGAAACAGGAGAGAAGGTTAGTTTTAAAATTAAAGAGAGAACTAAGAGATTAGTAGACGAACTCTCAAACAGAATCACTCCTGATAAGGAGCATTTATCTATAGAATTAACTGAGTACAGGGATTCTTTTCTAACAATCCATAAATCAAAAGGTTTACAGGCTGATGCTGCATTAGTTGTCGCTAAAAATGAAAAAGAACTTTTAATGTGGCTAGAGAATGATAAAGAGAAACGACTAAACGATCAACAAGATAAGTGTAGATTGGGGTATGTAGCATTTAGTCGACCAAAAGAGTTTCTCTGTATTGCGTGTCTTACACCTATAAGTAAACCAACACTGCAATTGCTAAATAAATTTAAGGTGAATATTTATTCTCCATTAGAAGAACAAGTACAAACTACACTTCAAACTTTATAATAACATTGGAATTTATAAAAAAATAAATACGAAAAAAAGGTATAGGTTAACTTTTTTTGAACTATAGATTTGTTAGGATTTAATTCCCCTTAGTGTTTAATTCAATAGTCTCTAATGGCCTAAATTCTTTTGTTTACACTTTCTTTCGGATGAATAAGGTGAAGAAACCATTCTGCTTCCTTGAATATTAATGAAGAATTAATATCAGAGGCTTTGAAAGATTTTGATGGATTGTTTCAGATCGCAGATAAGAAAACTAGAAAATTATTACTTAAGACGATAATTAGGAAGATAGAGTTAGAGAATGATAGAAAAACTATCAAATCAATAACTTTTTGGTTCGAGGAGGAAAACACTCCTCCTCCAACTCCTTCAATTTTTTTGGTGAAGTTTTACCAGTGAATGAGTTAAGCAGAACCGTACCATAACTAAAAAAGGTTATTAATACAGTGCCTGCCCTCAACGTGTTATCACTTTAGTACATTGGGGGTCAGGCATTAATCTTTTCAAGTGGCCTTATATAAAGTGTCGCTTATTTATCGAATAAAATACCGCCCCAATAGGTTGCCTACCAAAAAAACCAGAATAAAGATCAGACTAATCGGGAGACTGGCGAACATCAACAGCCAGTTTATCAATCCCTTTTCTATTAAATAATTGTAGGCAATGAAGCAGTAAGGGATAAGGAGGACGAGTGAGGTTAGGATGCCAGGCGTGTAGCTCTTAAACATGATGGTTTGAACAATATGCACGAATGCCTGCAGCACAAATAGATTTAGGATGGATGTAAATAAAAGAAAGCTGCCTCCATTTGATGAAAAATGGGCGGTCGTCCATGCAATGAAGGAAATGAACAGCAAGATCCATGCTGCTGAAACAGCAAGCTGGGCAGCGGTTGAGCCTAGTTTCTTCCTTGCATTTAATGCTTGTTGGACGAACTTGGTTTTCGGATGGTTGCTTGCAGCCATGGAAGATTCAATGGTGATGATTTCTTCTAGGTCATGGAAAATAAAAATGATGGGAAGCATCCAGATGACTGTTTTGAGATCGAGAAATGGTTGTAGAATTTCTAGCATCTTTTCATTTGCCCCTTTCAGCTGAATTTCTCTCAACTGGTTGCTCCATTGTATGGGACAAGAGGTAAGAGTATACCAATATCCCGCAGGCCTACATATTTTCTTGTGCCAAATCCTTCAGGAGCTGCCCGCCAGCCAGTTTTTGATAATGGGCAAGGGCAAGCAGTGGAAAGACATATTCATAACAATGGTAGTGAATATAAAAGGAGCCGGCCATTCCCCTTCCTTTTGTGTAGGTCGTCGTCCATTCCTTTTCTTTATGCTCTACTAGAAAAGCCGCACCGGTTTCGATTTCGGGTGTGACACTCGTTGCCGCTGTGATGAGGGTGTCGAGGGCCCAAGCGGTATGAGTGCGGCTGCTTTCACCGAGAGGCACGTAGGAATTCTCTAGATCACTTTTACAGGATTCTCCCCATCCGCCGTCGGAGTTTTGATTTTTCAGCAGCCAGGTTAGAGCTTTTTGGATAGCTGGATGCTCCTTAGAAACCCCGACGGCAAGGAGCCCCGTCACAGCTGCCCATGTGCCGTAAATATACACTCCCCAGCGCCCCACCCAGGATCCATCTGCCTTTTGCTGTTTCAGCAGCCAGCGAACCCCGCGCTTCATCTTGGGATGTTGTTGATCCAAATGGGTATAGTTCCCGAAGAATTCTAAAGTCCTTCCTGTTAAATCGACCGTCGATGGATCGATTAATAAATCTTTTCCTCCCTCAATAGGCATCAAGCTCAACAGTTTTTTATCCACGTTCTTTTCGAACGCCGGCCAGCCGCCGTCTCTGTTTTGCATGGAAAGGAGCCAGTTTACTCCTCGATCCCATGCCTGCCGGTAAACCACTTGCTCTATGGCCAGCGTTCGGATGGCTCTCAGTGCAGCGGTGGTATCGTCAATATCGGGGTGGATGGTGTTCATATCGGCAAAACCCCAGCCGCCCGGCAGCAGGTTCGGTTCATGAATGGCCCAATCTCCGTATTTGAGATGCTGCCGGGAGAGAATGTATTGATTTGCTTTTTGAATCGTGCCCGATGAATAGGGGACCCCGGCTTCTTGCAGCGCGTACGCAATTAAAGTCGTATTCCAGACAGTAGCTGTCGTGTACTGGCAGTGAAGTTTGCCGTCAATTCGGCATGTCATTGCTTTTAACCCTTTCACGGCGCGGGTAATCACTGGATGGGTATTCGAATACCCCCTCGCCAATAAGGCAAAAATCATTAAAATCGTTGAGCTGAAATAATTAAGATAGGTGCCGTCCGGTTCGATTCGGTCCAGCATATATTTTTCAGCGCGGTATAATGTCAATTCGCGCAGGTTTCCATGGTATTTCAGAGACTTAACTCCCTGTTTAATGAATTGGATCACTGAGCGAACGTCTTCTTCTTGATCCTCTGTGAAAAAGCGAACGTCCCTTTGTTGAAACAAATCGGAGAGATCGGGTGACCTTGGCGTCCTTCTGCGAAAATTCAAATTGGCAAGAAGTAAAAAAGGGATCAAGTTGGCTCTTCCGTACA is a window of Falsibacillus albus DNA encoding:
- a CDS encoding ATP-dependent nuclease yields the protein MYISKLSVKNYRNFGETKFSIPLKPFTAIIGENNIGKSNLIDCIGLVLSQDITMFKKRFLDIDDINSITKENFKKSIVKLIEDEIIDESKIKFPDVRVELILEDLDEDQLAVVGDWFFETTLTKAKLTYWSKPRGGFKRQEWIERQVSNLKELESAGKVKREDLYKHVEFPIDQYEYVIYGGNNPTNKCDPYFLKMLKLEVLDALRDAKKELVANGEYKLLYRILNKNYENDFIEIQTILGELNQKLSENKKLESIKKELTTYLDKVSLSNPSELNSIDFNFSSPEVNEILKKLSIVYGENPVSIERNGLGKNNLLFISLVLSHLASQTDDKTKLAFRVIGIEEPEAHLHPHLQTHLAKNLSKVNNSGNEKVVKKDTQIIVTSHSTNITTSIDLNNLVILYKDKGKINYHYILDGFSDKKEGQDHIKYLKKYLDATNSSMFYARRLLLVEGISEQILVPLFFEIQYKQTLESIGANIINVNGVAFKHFLEIIKNGYFIKCGVLTDKDEGKKTEKRAEKLKEHYKVNNNVIAVEINEDTFEKELIKFNNKDKGKELLLRVFKQLHPIKYKEVEKKWTEQIDVGSYFENIENDKSDFAFALHEELLKDNEGITIPDYIVAIFKFIMGEENEEKTK
- a CDS encoding UvrD-helicase domain-containing protein; its protein translation is MKKKLNSTLIIAAAGSGKTTELIKQIIEKSRELPPDKFLAVITYTNSATNEILERLQKNISVHQNIFVGTIHSFLIKFLIKPYGKVLGLVPNELIITDYEINVGKSSSNPFVEKNIIVNRLSEKGVLTYDYIITLSKKILDNENVKKRFCNRIRYLFVDEFQDSTKTQFEIFDTLRKGKNSEVILVGDPEQRIMNFKNKPRKGKSPSGEKSVPLHPIDTLQKKKTYTISKLMSNYRSSETIVNFINQFHSSIQQEWANKKITSKNPVMFIQSTKLKSIISDFNSLCINKAYCEFIPKTRFFLAHENKVYNNYRKSNFDNKSKENLPLFTCIYDYLSSFYNIKKDKLHQILEMEEIELRKKCLLVFYEINYNLNIDLDDFSNFIETTFSRKRVETGEKVSFKIKERTKRLVDELSNRITPDKEHLSIELTEYRDSFLTIHKSKGLQADAALVVAKNEKELLMWLENDKEKRLNDQQDKCRLGYVAFSRPKEFLCIACLTPISKPTLQLLNKFKVNIYSPLEEQVQTTLQTL
- the shc gene encoding squalene--hopene cyclase codes for the protein MEMNRIANQFVLDQAENGAWQYPFETGIASDCSMIILLRTLEINDEEELIKELVERIAGKQEEDGSWKLFHDQEKGNVTSTVEAYYALLYSGYRDPKDEKIQAARRFILANGGASEVHLFLKILLALTGQCAWPHFPINIEVMLLPDSFPINLFDLSVYGRANLIPFLLLANLNFRRRTPRSPDLSDLFQQRDVRFFTEDQEEDVRSVIQFIKQGVKSLKYHGNLRELTLYRAEKYMLDRIEPDGTYLNYFSSTILMIFALLARGYSNTHPVITRAVKGLKAMTCRIDGKLHCQYTTATVWNTTLIAYALQEAGVPYSSGTIQKANQYILSRQHLKYGDWAIHEPNLLPGGWGFADMNTIHPDIDDTTAALRAIRTLAIEQVVYRQAWDRGVNWLLSMQNRDGGWPAFEKNVDKKLLSLMPIEGGKDLLIDPSTVDLTGRTLEFFGNYTHLDQQHPKMKRGVRWLLKQQKADGSWVGRWGVYIYGTWAAVTGLLAVGVSKEHPAIQKALTWLLKNQNSDGGWGESCKSDLENSYVPLGESSRTHTAWALDTLITAATSVTPEIETGAAFLVEHKEKEWTTTYTKGRGMAGSFYIHYHCYEYVFPLLALAHYQKLAGGQLLKDLAQENM
- a CDS encoding HXXEE domain-containing protein, translated to MREIQLKGANEKMLEILQPFLDLKTVIWMLPIIFIFHDLEEIITIESSMAASNHPKTKFVQQALNARKKLGSTAAQLAVSAAWILLFISFIAWTTAHFSSNGGSFLLFTSILNLFVLQAFVHIVQTIMFKSYTPGILTSLVLLIPYCFIAYNYLIEKGLINWLLMFASLPISLIFILVFLVGNLLGRYFIR